Below is a window of Phoenix dactylifera cultivar Barhee BC4 chromosome 7, palm_55x_up_171113_PBpolish2nd_filt_p, whole genome shotgun sequence DNA.
GGTTAGATGGCTTCTTTGGTTCGGCCTTCTTGATCTCCACCTACAACAAAGCAAGAAAATCAACCTAGGTCCGGTGATACAAAATGTCTAGAGAACCACAAGAGAGCATCTATAAACCTACAGCAAGTAACATTATCCTGCAAATAAACTAAAATATGATCATAAGATGATGatagtgatgatgatgatgatgaatgccTAAGAAAAAGGCATAGCCACTGCAGAGAGAATTTGATAAACCAGAAGGCTTCTACAGAGGAATATTACACAACACTGCACGACAGAGGGGAGTATGTGGCTTAGTACTTTGATCAAACACAGTATCCAACTCACCTGAGTACCAGCTAGATCAATCATATTGCCCTTTTTGGCTAACAACTCATCTACGGTTTTTTCAGAGTCAAAGACTACAAATCCAAAGCCTCGAGATCGATTGGTTGTGTGGTCGCGTATAATCTCATGATCCACCACcttcccaaagttggaaaagaAGTCATTGAATTCATCTGCTCAGTTTTAATTTCAGAAGGAATAACTGGTTAGGAAAACTGGCATCCAAATGACATGCCAAATATCTACTGAATATCTTAGAAAGTTACAATACCTTCTGTCAGTGTTGTTGGTATCCCACCAACAAATATCTTCTTTGTTTTAAAATCTTTTAATGGTGCAGCACCTTTTGGGATAGTCCTTTTAATTTCAACCTGCAAGTTTCAAACCATCAATAATTTGAGGTAATGAACAAGAGAAAATAGACTTGGCTGACAAGTAGCCACGGGACAAACAATATTCCCATCCcttaaaataaaaacagaagCGATGCAGGAATTTTGTTATGAAATGATGGAAAAAACAGAATCATATTCcagaagaaataaaatatgACACAGTTTAACAGCTTAAAGAAAAACATGTCCAACAAACATGTATAAGATCAAAAAACCCCAAGCATGGCACCAAACTTTTGGGTGTTTTGTGTGAAAAAGGTAATACTAGAGTTCACTAGTAGACCATCCCAAAAAGTCAAAGTCGTcagataaataatgaaatacacTGCACAAAGCCATCCTAGCCAAGGGAAACTGTATGAGTCCCTTCGGTTTCACAGATATATCACGTGTCGAAATCATGTAGGCAATAATTCCTTGCATTACTCATGGCACTCCTATGCCCCCCCATTTTTCTTGAAATACATGCCTCCAGCTTCTATCACATGATTACCTCGAAGCATTCATTCTCCTACACTTATCATATGCTAAAAGGCCCTCCTGGCAATATTTAACACTGAGAATAAATCATAGATTTTCTTATAATTATTGGCAAAAAATTGTTTAAGCATAAATGGGCCTTAGCAACTGAATAAATACTAGCAGAACCAAATGAACATCACAACAGTTCGCCAAGCCATAATCCAATCCAAGACATCTGATTTCCTCATCTAATGCTACACCTTTTGAAAAATATCACATTAACagtgaaaatatttttgaaaaggactctAAGCCTTAATCATGACATTTGCCAAAATAAATGGCAGAAACGTCTGTATATATGGGACTTGTCTAGATGAACAGTTTGTGGGCATGGCGACAAATCAAACCCCACCTTCATTTGTTCCGCATAATTTATTGAAATTTGTTAAAGATAGTGCCATTAAGTCTTAGCTTGGAATAATTTATAATCAAAAACTCAGTAGAAATGCAATCAGAATTACATGATCCCATAGTGCACTCACAATGGAAAATTACTTTTTATTGGCTATCACCGCTATTAAAAAGAACAGATTTTACCTCCTACAATTTAACCTAAAATGAACACATGAAAGTAACTGTGTCCGCCTTCTACATCTGGCCTTTAAAGATGGCACATATTTTGTGCTGTATTTATTGAAACTTGTCTGAATTTATAAAGCCATAAAAAGCACCATTATGCTTAGACCTTACAACCATGTTGCTTTAAATCATCTACGACCCTTAAAATagacatggatttttttttatttatgctagTTGTCCTTATGTTGACCCTTGTACTTGCACTAGGACTAGGCACATGATATAATGAAGATTAACTAGAATATAATTGAATGCATTTCAAATGCAATTAAACAAGTGAGAAACAAGAATGCTAAGAAGAGACTCTTAAATCCAACACAATTAACCAAACAAAATTAGTATTGCAGCAGATCAAAAAAATACACATAGAAATTCAAGAAAACTGAACATCTGTAACATCAAAAGATATGTTATCATCATTACAGAAAATATCTATACATGAAAAGGATATTATTTTCATTACTTATCCTAACAGAGAACCAGTTAGTGTATATCAATAATGAGAACAAGAACTTCCCTGGAGATCATTGAAAAGAGGAGTAAAGAGGGTGAGTGAAACAATCAATAATGGTCAAACAGCAAGACTTAACACACCAACAAAGAGTTCCTAGCACATGCCGTAGTAATCCAATAATTAGAAACCAGTGGAATGTGAAAAAGAGGGAACCCTCAAATGCCTTTTTTAAAGCTCAAACAATTTAAAGGTGGCTAGCACAATAATCCAAACACACTGACAAAACTTACTTGTTTTCCATTGATAATTTGCATTTCCTCAATGACTCTGTCAACAACAGAAGGATCACGAAAGGTAACAAATCCAAAACCTCTTGGCTTGTGCGTATTCCGGTCTTTCATTATCACAATATCATCTATCTCTCCATATTTGCCAAAATGGTCCCTGAATGTTGCTGAATCACCACAGGTAAAAATGCAAGAGAAagataaattagaaaatatgTAACTCTAAAACCATATGACCCTTAGATTATGTAACTAGTaagaaatttatttaaaaaaattaacagaAACACTTCTcgaaataaaacaaatatagtGAGATTAAGAGAGAATACAAAACATAACTTCGAAGTAGTTGGAAGAGTATTGAGAATTAATAATACAAAAATTACTAAAAATAAGATATACCAACTTAATAGTCAAGCATTGTAAATGAGAACTATTAACGTTTCATAAGATTGTCGCGTGCCATCTACTCTTACAGGAAAACAATTATATGACCTGTCCTATCTAAGACCAGCAGCAGTACCAAGATATAAGCATTgacaaattaatttttgaaaaaaaagcagAGAGCAACAGAAGTAATGTTGTCACTTTCCTTCTTAAAAAAATCTGGAAACAGATTCTATTTCACTTTTTTTCAGATTTGTGACAGCAGAAACCATGTTTGAGTCACTCCTTTTTTTTGTATAACAAAAAGGGCGGCAATGTGGCCGGCAACGAGGGAGAGGGGATGGAGCCAACAACGTGGTCAAGGACGAGGGAGAGCTCGACGTTAGGCGAAGAGACAGCCGAGATAGTGGCAGAGCAAGGAGTCAGAATGGGGCCGCCAACTAAGCCTTGATCAGAGAGAAGGCTGGCAAGGCCCGGGGAGTTGATGGGTCAAGTGAGGGCAACGGGGCTGAGGGCAAGATTGGGCAGAAAAAGAGGGACAGAAAAAGAGGGATCGGGAGGAGAAGAGTAAAAACCCACTTTTAAAATAAGTGAAAGTGATAATTTTTCCCTTCCACTTTTTTTCCAGAAATAATGGaagttgtttaaaaaaaaacagaaacatgtaaatcaaacatattttctgcattggattCCATGTTTCTGttttaaaaagaagaaacaggaAAAGAAGTACCAAACACGGCCTAAAAGTATGAAAGATTTGTGGGGAAAAAAAGAGCAAGCAGTTGATCATAATAAGAACAATAAAATAGCACCAGATGGACCATAATCTATGAGAACATTAAAAGAAGACAATGGAGAAGACAGTATCGCAGAACATACATAATGGGAGATCTAAAAAAAATCTGGAAAGatattatgaaaaaaatttatataacaaAAGGACTTTTTTCTTACTGGAGGTGCAAATGCAACCAATCAAAAAGTACCAGTACAATGAAACCAACAGATGAAGTGTTACGCAGCCTGAGAAAGTGCTTGGACACTAAAAATTTTAAAGTTTAGTAAACTAGGCCTAAATCACCATAACAAAACATCCAATAAACCAACTCTAAGTGAACCAGGATGAGACAGATTATTACTGGCCACGGACGACAAACATTTACCATGATAGCTCCCGATTGCAAAACAAAGCACAGAAgggtaaaaataaaaagaaaaaaggcaaTATATCCAGAAGAAACACTGctcaagaattaaaaaaatacaagaaataACACACCAATAAACGAGGTATAAATTTATGAACAAAAATTGAAAGTGAAACCTGAGGAGGAGCAATATATAGAGTTGCATTCTACATAAAAATGTTTTTCATATTTTCTAAGAAGTTTATCGCCTGATCCTCACATAAATAAGAAGCTTATCacctaattataaaaaaaatcctaaaaagATATCAAATCAACCTGCTAATAAAAATCGTATCGCGAACCCAGCCaatcaaaatagaaaaatacgtagaactcttgaactgcCGTCAATTTCGGTTTAACATTCAGGTTACTCTCCACATTTAAGAAATACCACCAAAATATATCACAAATTTCGAAAGCTCGGACCGCAtttaaactaagcaaaaaatcaacCCCAATTTGATAATGAGTAATAACAAGAAGTCAAAAAAACACTAATTCCCCCGAAAACAATAACAAGGATCTAAGAAATTATGATATACCTGCATAAATTAACAGAATACGGATCTAGAATATGAAATCCTAAAAAGGCCCAAAATAACGcataaagaaaacacaaaaaaggggaaaaaataggGTTTAAAACAgatcaaaaaaggaaaaatagtcATTATGGAAAACTTACTCAGGCTCGTATCCTTGGGAAGCCCTCCAACAAAGATCTTCCTGCGAACATGAGAAAAGCATGGAGAAACACGTCATAAGACCATCAAACGAGAAGAAAGAACGAAGGGAACGCGATGGGTAGTCGGGATATCTCACGCTGGGCTCGCTCCGTCGTGCTCCTTAGACCTCGCAGCCATCGCCGTCGCTCGCCTTCCACGGATCTCCgcgctagggttagggttgccGATAAGGAAAAGGGGaacgaaaaaaagaaacaaggtaCCTGCGGTCGGAGTCTCAAAGCCCGAAGCGGTCTATCCTATATATAGTGAGGGTTAGCGTGACCTTCCCACCCCTTTATTTCCAGAATCTCCCACGAGATTACTCCCTCTGGGTTGCTTTGGACCGTTGATTATACAAATCGGACGGATATGATGATACTCGTTTCCGGCGTCCCTGAAGGGCCATGGCCGTGAACTTAGAATCCCatggacccgacccggttgGACTCTGATGTGATTATGGATCGGATTTGGGCATTTGACAAGGGGGTATTTATAAAACCATCGTAAGAATTTTTCACTAGTCCCCGCTCCCCGTCTTGCCGGTGACTGGTTCAAAATTCACGTGTTGCATTTTTCATAACACCGCTCGCACAGATGCTATATTGCAATCTGGTTTTAAATATTCATTTTGAGAATGATGAGCCAGTAGAAAAACTTATATACGACGCATTTGTCATATTAGCCCCTGTGAAGGGCAAGTGAGGTTCTAGAGTTCAAGGATCATAGGGTTGAGAAGACTGGCCGACAACAAGGGGCATTTGCTCTTACCATTAGCCATTATAATCCATTAGTAAAAAAGTCTACCACCACTATGAGATCGAAGCAGATGGGATGGATATAGCTCTACTTCGTGTGAGAAAAGATTATTTCTATATTTCGTACCCATAATATTTAAGTCAGGATGGAGCAAAATGCCAATACTCttcctaaaaaaaaagaattttttgcatgaataccctcctaaatattgaattttgcataaatactcttccaaaattgatatttacatgtataccctcattaatacttattttgctattctaccttttttatctttatttttgcatatatacctgcACCATCTAataccgttaaaaaattaacagtttcaaattaaaatgactaaaatactcttaatgAGTAGATGTGCAAtaagaaacatttataagacGATTGCAATGgaggataaaaaaataattcaaaactttattttatttttaataaaaataaatataatttttattaagaagaattaggggcatttatgcaaaacagtattttatgagggcacataaataaatataaattttaacagAATATTCACGCAAATTTGAGTTTTTAGAAAAGTacttatgcaaaaaaaatccaaaaaaataaaataaaataaagttacGCAATGTGAGATGGAAGAAAAGCCTGGTACCGAAAACAAAAATGGagcaaaatgatgaataatttaGAGAAGTGAAAAGGGAGAGGAGAAGTTCCTGTAATTTTACATCAGGTAGAATGTTGACTGTTGGTGAGATGATTGTTTTTTGATAACCATACATTCAAGCAATGTAATAAGATAACCGTAGAAGCATAAAGAATTAAGGGGTGCAATGCCTGTTTCTGAACTTCTCTACGTTGGTTTTCGCTCTAAAGGTGCTGAGAACGAAGATATACAAACCTCTTTCAAGGAGGCATTTTTATTGGCACATCAAGTTGTTTTTTGTAATGAGAATGGACTCcaaggactttcctttgttgGGGCCGTGATGTATTATTGaagtaggaaacaaaaattttgTGTTTTCTTGAGGAGAGTTGACTCCTTTGAGTTTCATACAAATGGTTGCTTCTAGAGGGTTGAATGTGGCACTTAAATTATGTAAATGCTCGTGTTGCTTCTTTCGGGATGGATCACCAATCTGTCCCCAAAGACTCTTGCCAAGCTAGAAAGATACTAAGCCTAACACATGAATGGTCTTTAAAACAATTTTACAATGTGGACTCGTTTGATttagggctcatttggttcgcaggaagcattttcctttttaggaatatgattccctgaaaacaaattcctaggaagagaatgcctagaaaagtacttttggcatatttggttgaccatgggttagtgacaaattttcaaagtgcttatgtttggttggccatccactttcctaggaaagttatgtataattcctattatgcccttaataaaaattaggtttttaatgcctctttaatgcttctttaatgctgaagagactttttggaaaaaagtaaaaatggagtgattcccgcctcatggcatgggaaagttactttctcatgtttctcataggaaagacttttccataaagggctcgtttggttcgcaggaaaaggaggggggaaagtgtggtcaacgggaaagtaatgaaatgcctcttgtttggttggagttttcaaaggagagagatgggaaagttgtattcccatgggaatatgattcccacatttcatgggaaagtctttcccatgagaaacatgggaaagttactttcccatgaggtgggaatcacttcttttttattttttcccaaaaagacccttcagcattaaagaagcattaaagaggcattaaagacctaatttttattaagggcataataggaattatacacaactttcctaggaaaatggatggttaaccaaacataagcactttggaaatttgtcactttcccatggttaaccaaacatgccaaaagtactttcctaggtatcctcttcctaggaatctgattcccaggaatcatattcctaggagggaaaatacttcccgcgaaccaaacgagcccaaaatgtgggaatcatattcccatgggaatacaactttcccttctctctcctttgaaaactccaaccaaacaagaggcatctcattacttttccattgaccacacttttcccctttctttttccgcaaaccaaacgagcccttagggtAATAGGAGGGTAGAAAGTGTGTTCAActaagaaacaaaaaaatatcCTTTTTATTTAGttgaagttttcaaaagagagataGAAAAGTAGCATTTTCGTGGAAATAAAATTCTCATATTTtatggagagaaaaaaataatgagagacattatctatttttctatcgattaaaaattagattctttttttatcaaaactatctttgatcCACCGACATTCATGGATAAcgtcttttttttattacacAACTTTTTTATTTAGTAGGTACTCTCACATTCTTATGATGTATCCTACCCAAATAACGATTGGGATCAAAGAGATGAAGCTGGCCATTCCATAGTCTCACTCAATGATGCTCAATATTCTATCATATGGGATTTTGCTCATCCACTTTTATTGCATTGTTATCAACAtcttaattgctgattatatcgtcagcaaagaaaaaatatatgacATCTGGTCCTAATCCATATACTTCACTACGGTCAATCTTGTCTATAAATTCAACAAAAGCCAATCAAATAATAGACCCCATTGCTTGTTCTCATCAGAATATATTTTGTATTGCTAATTGAAGAGATGAAAGCTGgtgtgtatacatacatacatacatacatacatgttagaataattttaaaatatgggcttacactgattgcgtatttttattttataaaacgggttagacgtatggctcagtatggtactatggttaagcccaatatgatgtgtgatcattttgtttATGGGCTTTGTGCACCTTGGATGTATAAGATTGAGTTCTATTTATTGTGGTAATTTTGGTATGTAGGCCAGaaaatccaattagggttttggaGCCTTTAATGGAAAGGCTCCCTTATATTTCCTATATAAAGGCTAGGTCCCCTTTTCTCTCcatatggttgatagcttgccccattgacGGCTATCTTTGGTGAGGAGCAAAGAAGGGAAGATCCAGCCGCTATTATTTCAGGTAATTGAAGAATcgtattcaatatgtcttccgcGGGTATATCTCTTAAAATTGAA
It encodes the following:
- the LOC103702380 gene encoding heterogeneous nuclear ribonucleoprotein 1-like — encoded protein: MAARSKEHDGASPAKIFVGGLPKDTSLTTFRDHFGKYGEIDDIVIMKDRNTHKPRGFGFVTFRDPSVVDRVIEEMQIINGKQVEIKRTIPKGAAPLKDFKTKKIFVGGIPTTLTEDEFNDFFSNFGKVVDHEIIRDHTTNRSRGFGFVVFDSEKTVDELLAKKGNMIDLAGTQVEIKKAEPKKPSNQPPPSYGSESRTRPFGEDVGGFGSSYGRFGSGGFGPSSYRTPGGLGPRPGGFGGYGGVAGEFGGGYGGGYGGGLGDYRAESSLSYSSRLGSYGGYGGGYGASGLGGYGREAGGYGGSGYGGGYDSPGSAYGSGLYGGRGGYGGAGRYHPYAR